In one Janibacter cremeus genomic region, the following are encoded:
- a CDS encoding ABC transporter translates to MVGKSAGQVGLDDMLARVSALRDEIERNDLPLDLESTREAARERAALLDQLDDHVIPRLSSMDAPLLAVVGGSTGAGKSTLINSILRHEVSRSGVLRPTTTSPVLIHHPDDAPWFRDGRVLPSLARVTGGDAEPQPGTVRLEPSGDLPPGMAILDAPDIDSVVSANRELAVQLLAAADLWLFVTTAARYADAIPWRLLRQASDRGTAVAIVLDRVDRPGAAEVRSHLVEMLRGQGMGTAPVFTVPEADLDDRGFVPEEDIARIRGWLTALAGDQKARSIIVRQTLEGALRSLDGRLESLVGATRAQRDEVAGLVKVVYDAYDRAEEGVTEGMKDGQLLRGEVLARWQEFVGTGEFFRKVEKGVARVRDRITASVRGPEPTAELDEALQTGVSALLLAEADTAAATIARTWRGTEAGPVVLDEHPELARSSRGIEEEVERLVRDWQGDVLDIVRAEGANRRTNARVAAYGVNGIGLFLMLVSFAHTGGVLVAPEVAIAGGTTALAQKVLEAVFGDQAVREMAKKARQLLLERVDALFTAERERYTAVTGELTVSEARIRRLQKAVAAVEEGLR, encoded by the coding sequence ATGGTTGGGAAGAGCGCAGGGCAGGTCGGCCTCGACGACATGCTCGCTCGGGTCTCCGCCCTCCGCGACGAGATCGAGCGCAACGATCTCCCCCTGGACCTCGAGTCCACCCGCGAGGCAGCCCGGGAGCGTGCCGCGCTCCTCGACCAGCTCGACGACCACGTCATCCCCCGGCTGTCCTCGATGGATGCGCCCCTGCTGGCCGTGGTCGGGGGGTCGACCGGTGCGGGCAAGTCGACGCTGATCAACTCCATCCTCCGCCATGAGGTCTCGCGCTCCGGCGTGCTCCGGCCGACGACGACCAGTCCGGTCCTCATCCACCACCCCGACGACGCGCCGTGGTTCCGCGACGGGCGGGTCCTCCCTTCGCTCGCCCGGGTCACCGGGGGCGACGCCGAGCCCCAACCGGGGACGGTGCGCCTGGAACCCTCCGGCGACCTCCCCCCGGGGATGGCGATCCTCGATGCCCCGGACATCGACTCGGTCGTCTCCGCCAACCGTGAGCTGGCCGTCCAGCTCCTGGCCGCCGCCGACCTGTGGCTCTTCGTCACGACGGCGGCGCGCTACGCCGACGCCATCCCGTGGCGGCTGCTGCGTCAGGCCTCCGACAGGGGGACCGCCGTGGCGATCGTCCTCGACCGGGTCGACCGGCCGGGCGCGGCCGAGGTGCGCTCCCACCTCGTCGAGATGCTGCGTGGGCAGGGGATGGGCACCGCGCCCGTCTTCACCGTGCCCGAGGCCGACCTGGACGACCGGGGCTTCGTCCCCGAGGAGGACATCGCCCGCATCCGTGGCTGGCTCACGGCGCTCGCCGGGGACCAGAAGGCCCGCAGCATCATCGTCCGCCAGACGCTCGAGGGCGCCCTGCGCTCGCTCGACGGCCGCCTCGAGTCGCTCGTCGGTGCCACGCGTGCCCAGCGCGACGAGGTCGCCGGTCTGGTCAAGGTCGTCTATGACGCCTACGACCGTGCCGAGGAGGGCGTCACCGAGGGGATGAAGGACGGACAGCTCCTGCGGGGCGAGGTCCTGGCCCGGTGGCAGGAGTTCGTCGGGACGGGTGAGTTCTTCCGCAAGGTCGAGAAGGGGGTCGCCCGGGTCCGCGACCGCATCACCGCCTCGGTGCGCGGCCCCGAGCCGACCGCCGAGCTGGACGAGGCCCTGCAGACGGGCGTCTCGGCGCTCCTGCTGGCCGAGGCCGACACGGCCGCGGCGACGATCGCCCGCACCTGGCGGGGCACCGAGGCGGGACCGGTCGTCCTCGACGAGCACCCCGAGCTCGCCCGGTCCTCGCGAGGGATCGAGGAGGAGGTCGAGCGGCTCGTGCGTGACTGGCAGGGCGACGTGCTCGACATCGTCCGGGCCGAGGGCGCCAACCGTCGCACCAATGCGCGCGTGGCCGCCTACGGGGTCAATGGCATCGGCCTGTTCCTCATGCTCGTCTCCTTCGCCCACACCGGTGGGGTGCTCGTCGCCCCCGAGGTCGCCATCGCCGGTGGGACCACCGCCCTGGCGCAGAAGGTGCTGGAGGCGGTCTTCGGCGACCAGGCCGTGCGCGAGATGGCCAAGAAGGCGCGGCAGCTCCTGCTGGAGCGCGTGGACGCCCTCTTCACCGCCGAGCGGGAGCGCTACACGGCGGTGACCGGCGAGCTGACCGTCAGCGAGGCCCGGATCCGGCGCCTGCAGAAGGCCGTCGCCGCCGTCGAGGAGGGTCTGCGGTGA
- a CDS encoding 4'-phosphopantetheinyl transferase family protein, producing MSARVTVREAEVDDGLPDLGLLDEGERARAERKRDPAPFVTGHALVRRTLGELLDRDPAGLTFERRCTTCRSELHGKPSLVDAPGWHFSLSYTSALAVVVVAEGIDVGVDTEDLTDADFEGFADVTLAREELAAFEGLQGRDLLVARARVWARKEAILKATGHGLVVDPSEILVTGPLEAPGLVAWRAEEPAPPAVSLVDLDLTTANHRAAVAGLTDQPLEVVGG from the coding sequence ATGTCCGCGAGAGTCACCGTGCGTGAGGCGGAGGTCGACGACGGCCTCCCCGACCTCGGGCTGCTCGACGAGGGCGAGCGCGCCCGGGCCGAGCGCAAGCGTGACCCGGCCCCCTTCGTCACCGGGCACGCCCTCGTGCGCCGCACGCTGGGCGAGCTCCTCGACAGGGACCCGGCCGGCCTGACGTTCGAGCGCCGGTGCACCACCTGCCGCAGCGAGCTGCACGGCAAGCCCAGCCTCGTCGACGCGCCGGGGTGGCACTTCTCGCTCTCCTACACCTCTGCGCTGGCCGTCGTGGTCGTCGCGGAGGGGATCGACGTCGGCGTCGACACCGAGGACCTCACGGACGCCGACTTCGAGGGCTTCGCGGACGTCACCCTGGCGCGCGAGGAGCTCGCGGCCTTCGAGGGGCTGCAGGGGCGCGACCTCCTCGTCGCCCGGGCCCGGGTCTGGGCCCGCAAGGAGGCCATCCTCAAGGCGACCGGCCACGGCCTGGTCGTCGACCCGTCGGAGATCCTCGTGACCGGGCCACTCGAGGCACCGGGCCTCGTCGCCTGGCGTGCCGAGGAGCCCGCACCGCCGGCCGTCTCCCTCGTCGACCTCGACCTCACGACCGCCAACCACCGGGCGGCCGTCGCCGGCCTCACCGACCAGCCGCTCGAGGTCGTCGGCGGCTGA
- a CDS encoding PrsW family intramembrane metalloprotease: protein MSSSPPQPGHAAPPPAEQQAWLQYQQYTPQYVTAQAQMNPTPRPRLRRWLLGGLIVAASLVLASLFALLYGYSFGVVWTLVGLLAALLPLTLVLPLFLWLDRFEAEPWRYLVTAFLYGALGSTALAIVVNSLGGAVLMGVTDERSASMLTAVLVAPFTEETFKGLFLLVMWWFMRHEFNGLTDGIVYAGVVAAGFAFTENIQYFAGAAIEHGLGGFATTFVMRGIISPFLHPMFTTMIGIGVGLAAVSHSRSTKVVAPVIGWCAAVLLHGLWNLSASSGDGAGLLLGLAGGFVAFVAFLTFVVWTRRREGRIIGEFLTPYAATGWLTSEEVGMLSSMKARRQARSWVKHHRGNVGTASMRSFQDCASELALLRRRMHRHPVDAQTLLRERVLLDSMTARRREFAGLG, encoded by the coding sequence ATGAGTTCATCGCCGCCCCAGCCCGGGCACGCCGCCCCGCCGCCCGCCGAGCAGCAGGCGTGGCTGCAGTACCAGCAGTACACCCCCCAGTACGTCACGGCCCAGGCGCAGATGAACCCCACTCCGCGACCGAGGCTGCGCAGATGGCTCCTCGGCGGACTCATCGTCGCGGCATCCCTGGTGCTCGCCTCGCTCTTCGCCCTCCTCTACGGCTACAGCTTCGGCGTCGTGTGGACGCTCGTGGGCCTCCTCGCCGCACTGCTGCCGCTGACCCTCGTGCTCCCGCTCTTCCTGTGGCTCGACCGATTCGAGGCCGAGCCGTGGCGTTACCTCGTGACCGCCTTCCTCTACGGAGCGCTCGGGTCGACGGCATTGGCGATCGTCGTCAACTCCCTCGGCGGAGCCGTCCTCATGGGCGTCACCGACGAGCGGTCGGCCAGCATGCTCACCGCCGTGCTCGTCGCGCCCTTCACGGAGGAGACCTTCAAGGGCCTCTTCCTGCTCGTCATGTGGTGGTTCATGCGCCACGAGTTCAACGGCCTGACGGATGGCATCGTCTATGCCGGGGTCGTCGCCGCGGGCTTCGCCTTCACCGAGAACATCCAGTACTTCGCCGGGGCGGCGATCGAGCACGGCCTCGGTGGGTTCGCCACGACCTTCGTCATGCGCGGGATCATCAGCCCGTTCCTGCACCCGATGTTCACGACGATGATCGGCATCGGTGTCGGCCTGGCCGCCGTCTCGCACTCCCGGTCCACCAAGGTCGTCGCGCCGGTCATCGGCTGGTGTGCCGCCGTGCTGCTGCACGGACTGTGGAACCTCTCCGCCTCCTCCGGCGACGGCGCCGGTCTCCTCCTGGGCCTCGCGGGCGGGTTCGTCGCCTTCGTCGCCTTCCTGACCTTCGTCGTGTGGACGCGACGCCGTGAGGGCCGGATCATCGGGGAGTTCCTCACGCCGTACGCCGCGACCGGGTGGCTCACGAGCGAGGAGGTGGGGATGCTCTCGTCGATGAAGGCCCGTCGGCAGGCCCGCTCGTGGGTGAAGCACCACCGCGGGAACGTCGGCACGGCGTCCATGCGCAGCTTCCAGGACTGCGCCTCGGAGCTGGCCCTGCTGCGCCGACGCATGCACCGGCACCCGGTGGACGCGCAGACGCTGCTGCGGGAGCGGGTGCTGCTCGACTCGATGACCGCCCGGCGACGCGAGTTCGCCGGCCTCGGGTAG
- the orn gene encoding oligoribonuclease, giving the protein MTGLSLEHDALIEVAALVTDYELEQVGEGIDVVIRPPEAALTQMNDFVRTMHTTSGLLDVLAEGMSLTDAEEAVLAHIKELVPEAGKAPLGGNSVATDRAFLQRDMADLEGHLHYRMIDVSSIKELARRWYPRSYFASPTKSGGHRALADITESIAELRYYREAVFLPPPGLDTAALKTIAAKHQVD; this is encoded by the coding sequence ATGACCGGCCTCTCCCTCGAGCACGATGCGCTCATCGAGGTCGCCGCGCTGGTCACCGACTACGAGCTGGAGCAGGTGGGCGAGGGCATCGATGTCGTCATCCGTCCGCCCGAGGCCGCGCTGACCCAGATGAACGACTTCGTGCGCACCATGCACACCACCTCCGGGCTGCTCGACGTCCTCGCCGAGGGCATGTCGCTGACCGACGCCGAGGAAGCGGTGCTGGCGCACATCAAGGAGCTCGTGCCCGAGGCCGGCAAGGCCCCGCTCGGGGGGAACAGCGTCGCGACCGACCGCGCCTTCCTCCAGCGGGACATGGCCGACCTGGAGGGGCACCTCCACTACCGGATGATCGACGTCTCCTCCATCAAGGAGCTCGCCCGTCGCTGGTACCCGCGCTCCTACTTCGCCTCCCCGACGAAGAGCGGCGGCCACCGGGCGCTCGCCGACATCACCGAGTCGATCGCCGAGCTGCGCTACTACCGCGAGGCGGTCTTCCTGCCCCCGCCGGGCCTCGACACCGCGGCGCTGAAGACCATCGCGGCCAAGCACCAGGTCGACTGA
- a CDS encoding copper resistance CopC family protein, with amino-acid sequence MTTSANPLPPFARILGAILTAVTLMAATVITASPADAHARLEGSSPQDGATLSAVPPEIMLRFNEPIEEGLNQVSVKSGSTDVAKGDPQVDGSNVYQPIEYTMDPGEYTVTYKVVSADGHPVSGTFTFTYAPADNDGQVDEDPDATPYSPSETSSPAEPEETSSPAGDSSESPSEETSTPADESSPEEESSPSETATATDESPTPEEDAGEETAQESTSPWWWALAVGALVVVIGGLVMLVRGRRDSEDEEAPRG; translated from the coding sequence GTGACGACTTCTGCGAACCCGCTGCCTCCCTTCGCCCGCATCCTGGGTGCGATCCTCACCGCGGTGACCCTCATGGCCGCCACGGTCATCACCGCCTCACCGGCGGACGCACACGCCCGCCTGGAGGGGTCCAGCCCCCAGGACGGTGCCACGCTCTCGGCCGTGCCCCCGGAGATCATGCTGCGCTTCAACGAGCCCATCGAGGAGGGCCTGAACCAGGTCAGCGTGAAGTCCGGCTCCACCGATGTGGCCAAGGGCGACCCCCAGGTCGACGGGTCGAACGTCTACCAGCCGATCGAGTACACGATGGACCCCGGCGAGTACACGGTCACGTACAAGGTGGTCAGTGCCGACGGGCACCCCGTGAGTGGCACCTTCACCTTCACCTACGCCCCCGCGGACAACGACGGACAGGTCGACGAGGACCCGGACGCCACCCCCTACTCCCCGTCGGAGACCTCCTCGCCCGCCGAGCCGGAGGAGACCTCGTCGCCGGCCGGCGACTCGAGCGAGTCGCCCTCGGAGGAGACCTCCACCCCCGCCGACGAGTCGAGCCCGGAGGAGGAGTCGAGCCCGAGCGAGACCGCCACGGCCACCGACGAGTCCCCGACCCCCGAGGAGGACGCGGGCGAGGAGACCGCCCAGGAGAGCACCTCCCCGTGGTGGTGGGCCCTCGCCGTGGGTGCGCTCGTCGTGGTCATCGGCGGGCTCGTGATGCTCGTGCGCGGCCGCCGGGACTCCGAGGACGAGGAGGCCCCGCGCGGCTGA
- a CDS encoding DUF3618 domain-containing protein: MSNENPSITKLENDIVTTRDRLAQTIDELSVRAAPKNVIARQKESLKSSLDGAVRTESGELRMDRVAMAAAAVGAVIVLKMISTSRKHKKWERQRVKRSW, translated from the coding sequence GTGAGCAACGAGAACCCGAGTATCACCAAGCTCGAGAACGACATCGTCACGACCCGCGACCGACTGGCCCAGACCATCGATGAGCTGAGCGTGCGGGCTGCACCGAAGAACGTCATCGCCCGTCAGAAGGAGTCGCTGAAGTCCTCCTTGGACGGCGCCGTCAGGACCGAGTCCGGCGAGCTGCGGATGGACCGTGTCGCCATGGCCGCGGCGGCCGTGGGCGCGGTCATCGTGCTGAAGATGATCTCCACCAGCCGCAAGCACAAGAAGTGGGAGCGCCAGCGCGTCAAGCGCTCCTGGTGA